Below is a genomic region from Oncorhynchus nerka isolate Pitt River unplaced genomic scaffold, Oner_Uvic_2.0 unplaced_scaffold_1113, whole genome shotgun sequence.
CCGGGAGTGTGACTTCGCCAGGTTAGATGGGTCCCAGGAAGCTGAGTTCTCTGTTAGTTTTAACATATTCCTTTACCCCAgtagctcctaacccctagaggATTCCTTTACCTCAgtagctcctaacccctagaggATTCCTTTACCCCAgtagctcctaacccctagaggATTCCTTTACCCCAgtagctcctaacccctagaggATTATTTTACCCCAgtagctcctaacccctagaggATTCCTTTACCCCAgtagctcctaacccctagaggATTCCTTTACCCCAgtagctcctaacccctagaggATTCCTTTACCTCAgtagctcctaacccctagaggATTCCTTTACCTCAgtagctcctaacccctagaggATTCCTTTACCCCAgtagctcctaacccctagaggATTCCTTTACCTCAgtagctcctaacccctagaggATTCCTTTACCCCAgtagctcctaacccctagaggATTCCTTTACCTCAgtagctcctaacccctagaggATTCCTTTACCTCAgtagctcctaacccctagaggTTCCTTTACCTCAgtagctcctaacccctagaggATTCCTTTACCTCAGTAGCTCTAACCCCTAGAGGATTCCTTTACCTCAgtagctcctaacccctagaaGATTCCTTTACCTCAgtagctcctaacccctagaggATTCCTTTACCTCAgtagctcctaacccctagaggATTCCTTTACCTCAgtagctcctaacccctagaggATTTCCCTTTTCCCCAgtagctcctaacccctagaggATTCCCTTTACCCCAGTAGTCCTAACCCTAGAGGATTCCTTTACCTcagtagctcctaaccctagaggATTCCTTACCTCAGTAGCTCCTAAGAGGATCCCCTCAGAGCTCCTAACCCTAGATTCCTTTACCTCAgtagctcctaacccctagaggATTCCTTTACCTCAgtagctcctaacccctagaggATTCCTTTACCTCAgtagctcctaacccctagaggAGCCTTACCTgtagctcctaacccctagagCAGTGGGTCACCAAACCAttgcccgcgggccggatacgacccatcagcacatttggcccggccctctgaacaataccagagacgctatcgaatttttttcctatttggcctccagaaaaaaatcctaggcccggccctgtcaaagagagaacggaataatggctaaaaggttaggtaagagaaaattgattcagaatgcagggtattttaacctgcagtggacaaacgattttttttttgttcaatgcaaagaaaaggctgtttgtctcatctgtcaagagacggtggcggtattcaaagaatacaatcttcgccccgacactatgaatcccgtcacaaagacaagtacgatagcttgcaaggccaaatacgagcagacaaactctcaaagctaaaaagtggactactgtctcagcagaatacatttgtacgccaagctcagctgaaccaggcatccgttcgggccagctttgggttgctaaactgatagcaagaagcggtaagcctttcactgacggagagtttgttaagaatgTGCGGATGCTGTCGCTGAGGGGTGTGTCCttagaagaaagatgcatttaatgccgtaagtctgtcggcgagtacaatcaccagacgcgttgaagaaatcgggagtaatgtatatgcccagctgcagcagaagacaaaagaatttgacttttttttttcattagcactggatgagagcacggacgtgcaagacacagcaactgctcatttttattcgtggagttagagcaaactttgagatatgcgagagctggcagccctccaaagtctcaaagggactacaacgagaggatatttttgacaaagtgtgccaaaccatggagaagttggacctgacTGGtcaaaagctagctagcatcacgactgacgggctcctagcatggtgggcgaaactcatggtctaataggacgcatgaaccgggagttggaaaaaggggtctcaccgccccgctacgagtccactgcctaattcaccagcaagcactgtgctgcaaagtgttgaagtgggattctgtaatgaaggtttgTGGTGctgcataaacttcatcagagcaaagggacttaaacacaggcagttccaagaattcctgtctgaactgagCTCCACGGACGGAGATGTGCCACcacacagaggtccgatggctgagccggggcagagttttgaggcgttttctGACTGCTACCcaaattaacgcatttcttcatttaaaagacaaaacggtcccagagctgatcgacccagaatggaaatggcacctcgcatttttaacagacgtgacagaaatacttaacagccttaacttgcagctacaaggcgaggggaaactcatttaggcatgtattcacacataaaagcatttgaggtgaaattagcgctgcttttggaacaagtgaaaagcGCAACTtagtccatcttcctgctacccaaaaacctgtcgacagagaacccagtcccgttcccagctgaaaagtgcgtggaagcactggaaatgctgaaggcggagttcggtgtgcgattcagtgaactacatgttcatgcaaaagaaatccgtctttttcagaacccctttgttgcgacattgatgaagcccagccttcatatcagtttgagttggctgagttacagaactgtgatgttctgaaagacgcattcaagcccaacagtctcattgacttctatgcccctcccaaacgacacatccaaacatcaaaaacacgcaatgaaaatgtccacagtttttggcaacGACGTATATTCATGAAAAcctttctcgcatgaaactgctgaaaacccgatgagatcaagattgacagatgaacatttgcatcagtgcttgagactggctgtaactagaatggaacctgatattcaacttctcaccagccagatgcaggcccacagttcacactgatgaacatacataggtaagctcacttttctgacttgaatgagtcattctgagcataaacaaatataatcataataaaatctactgggataaaatccatctttacaaccatactggtagtgaaatgtattgtgctgtgtaggtgctgtatcacttagttcagtttctcaacctgcttctttgtggttttcacagggaagttgatgagagagagctgcaaacagcggtgtctacaagcctactggaacctacaaaaggattataaggaaggaacacaagaactttaagagactgctcatgtgtcagagattctgctctggcaactgagctgaacttttatctgttaagattgtgcatggcacgacagaaagttaatgttccatggcttttttttctatgaagaacccagagagggttatttagttattatttatttcctgttttttctgtgaagaactcagagagggttatttagttattatttatttcattaatagtgttattatttgtttcctgactttttttctgtgaagaacctggaaagggttatttggttatgtgtggctttctggaaaacaataaattttttaagctcccctacgatcgtcacactttttctgttacaaactgacaccggccccccatcagagaagggaaagttgtggccctcacaggaaaaagtttggggacccctgcccTAGAGGATTCCTTTACCCCAGTAGCTCCTAACCCCaagacaattgtgtgtgtgtgtaacgtccTGTACCCACACAGGGTGTATGATGATGATGTGGAAATGTTGTCCTCTCTCAGGTTCTCCCTGTACAGTCGTAACGGGGTGTTTAAAGCCTGCAGAGCCCTGAGGGCCACCATGGTGGTGGGGGCCACTACTATCCGCCTGCGCCGGGCCCTGTGCCTGGGGGAAGCATTTGAGCTGCGCACCAGAATCGTGGTCTGGGACGAGAAGGCCTTTTACCTAGAGCAGCGTTTCGTCTCCTGCAGGTGTGTGTCTGCTAGTATAATGCCTTATGGACTTCAATGGAACTGTGTATGGCACGGGGACAACTGTGTATGGCGCGGGGACAGCTGTGTATGGCACGGGGACAACTGTGTATGGCACGGGACAACTGTGTATGGGGGACAACTGTGTATGGCGGGACAACTGTGTATGGCACGACAACTGTGTATGGCGCGGGGACAACTGTGTATGGACAACTGTGTATGGCGCGGGGACAACTGTGTATGGCGCGGGGACAACTGTGTATGGCGCGGGGACAGCTGTGTATGGCGCGGGGACAGCTGTGTATGGCGGGGACAGCTGTGTATGGGCGGGGGACAGCTGTGTATGGCGGGGACAGCTGTGTATGGGGACAGCTGTGTATGGCGCGGGGACAGCTGTGTATGGCGCGGGGACAGCTGTGTATGGCGTGGGACAGCTGTGTATGGCGCGGGGACAACTGTGTATGGCGCGGGGACAACTGTGTATGGCGCGGGGACAACTGTGTGTGGCGCGGGGACAACTGTGTATGGCGCGGGGACAGCTGTGTATGGCGCGGGACAGCTGTGTATGGCGCGGGGACAGCTGTGTATGGCGCGGGGACAGCTGTGTATGGCGCGGGGACAGCTGTGTATGGCGCGGGGACAGCTGTGTATGGCGCGGGGACAACTGTGTATGGCGCGGGGACAACTGTGTATGGCGCGGGGACAGCTGTGTATGGCGCGGGGACAACTGTGTATGGCGCGGGGACAGCTGTGTATGGCGCGGGGACAACTGTGTATGGCGCGGGGACAACTGTGTATGGCGCGGGGACAGCTGTGTATGGCGCGGGGACAGCTGTGTATGGCGCGGGGACAACTGTGTTGTTTACAACCTGTTTTGGCTTCATGTGTTACATCCCATATTAATCAGTCTATCATTGTTTCCTCTTCCAGGGACGGTCTGGTGGCAGCTGTCATGTTGTGTAAACAGAACGTCATGCGCAGCAGTCCTGACAAGATCCTACAGTTCCTCTGCAAGAGAAAAGTAAGAGGAggtggaagggaaggaggggtgtGGGGGAGATGAATGACTGGATGGGAGGAAGATGAATGACTGGATGGGAGGAAGATGAATGACTGGATGGGAGGACGAGCGACGGATGTAGAAGTTGAGAATTGTAAAGGAGGGCTGCTATAAGTTTTAGTCCTCATAAGGAAATGAGGGCTTGGAGGCGTggctctctcctgtgtgtgtatgtttgtacgTGGGAAGAGTTGGGACATCTGCCAAAACACTACAGTTACAGGCACTCAGCCTTCTAGATAACTTTAAACCGtctaaccaggaagtagcctgtaactttaaaccgtctaaccaggaagtagcctgtaactttaaaccgtctaaccaggaagtagcctgtaactttaaaccgtctaaccaggaagtagcctgtaactttaaaccgtctaaccaggaagtagcctgtAACTTTAAACCGTCTAACCAGGAAGTAACCTGTAACTTTAAACCAGGAAGTAGCCTGTAACTTTAAACCGtctaaccaggaagtagcctgtAACTTTAAACTTTAAACCGtctaaccaggaagtagcctgtaactttaaaccgtctaaccaggaagtagcctgtaactttaaaccgtctaaccaggaagtagcctgtaactttaaaccgtctaaccaggaagtagcctgtaactttaaaccgtctaaccaggaagtagcctgtaactttaaaccgtctaaccaggaagtagcctagaCTATCTAGCCAACTTTTTTCTTCAGCCGGTTTGACTTTGGATAGCCTCTCTGGGGCTAGTTAGGAACGTCAATATATTCCACAATGTAAATGggacaatattttcatgttgcacaccttttctcattaaatgctttcaatatttgtatatgaATTTCTACAATTCATAGTATCAGGTTTTTAAGTCATTGAATTTGAACATATTGTCATGTACATacatgtacattgtgtaatttactgaTGGATATATCCAAAGTCAAACCAACATACCACAGTCAGTGTGCATACCACAGTCAGTGTGCATACCACAGTCAGTGTGCATACCACAGTCAGTGTGCATACCACAGTCAGTGTGCATACCACAGTCAGTGTGCATACCACAGTCAGTGTAGTGTGCGTTCCATTCCCAGGTGTTGGCCATTATGATCGGGTTGCCTTCAGCTCCAAATGGATGATAACTTGGGTACAGCTTTGAGCATGTGGGCATGAATGAAATATACTCAACCCAGGGTTACACTTATACATAGTCTACCCTTCATCTGTCTGGCAAATCTCCACTTTGGACGAGACcagactttatgaccaaaatgttCCTATTTCCACTTCCTAGTGTATTTTGACACTAAAATACATGGAATATCGCTCAGTCCTCTTCTCTCACTCagtcctctttctctcactcagtcctctttctctcactcagtcctctttctctcactcagtcctctttctctcactcagtcCTCTTCTCACTGTGTGTTCAGGTGGAGTGTCCCGACTCagtcctcttctctctgtgtgttcaggtGGAGTGTCCCGACTCagtcctcttctctctgtgtgttcaggtgtgttcaGGGTGGAGTGTCCCGACTCagtcctcttctctctgtgtgttcaggtGGAGTGTCCCGACTCagtcctcttctctctgtgtgttcaggtGGGAGTGTCCCTCTCTCagtcctcttctctctgtgtgttcaggtggaggtcctgactcagtcctctcctctctgtgtgttcaggtGGAGTGTCCCCTCTGTGTGTTCAGGTGGAGTGTCCCgactcagtcctctcctctctgtgtgttcaggtGGAGTGTCCCGACTCagtcctcttctctctgtgtgttcaggtGGAGTGTCCCgactcagtcctctcctctctctgtgttcaggtgGAGTGTCCCGACTCagtcctcttctctctgtgtgttcaggtGGAGTGTCCCGACTACCCTGAGGATCTACAGCACTGGATCAGCTTCATCTCAGCCAGCAGCCAGGCCCTGAGAGCCCAGAGTGGTCTAGAGGACAAGACTGGACCGCAGGAAGACAAAGACAAGTGATTGAGTGCTGTGCTGTTGTCGACGATATGGGAGCATGAAGGCTCTCTCTGACAgatctggggtgtattcattagtgtcGACTGTAGGAAAACGTTTctcatttgaaaataagagttaCTATTAGATTAATGTAGGTAGGTTTGTtccgtttggttcctagtgaatacacccaaGCTTCAGACTGCTGGACGCTCTATCTCTTCCACTCTGACCTCCTGCTGActaaggctgcgtttacacaggcagcccaattctaatCTTTTttgccactaattggtcttttgaccaatcagatcaggtattttgccactaattggtctttggaCCAATCATATATTTTCACATCAGAAatttttttcagagctgatcagatttgggctgcctgtgtaaacacagcccatGAGACTTCACTTCACTGGTGCCTTCTCTCTTCTAGGCCCAGTCCCAAATGGACCATATGCCATATGTACTTGTGGAGATTTGAGAGAATTTGATTGGTATAAGCGATACGGTGAAACTTCTACCGAGCCTATCAAAGTGGAAGTTGGATCCATTTCCATATCGATTGCATCTGACCAATCATCTCACATCTGTACTAGGGCATAGGGTCCGTTGTGGGACTGGACCTAGAGTCAAATAGGACAGACCTGTCTATGGACCCTCTGCTGTATCCTGGATACTCCTTGTGGAGGGTGGCATGCACAACGGTCTGTTACTACTGACCATTCCATATAGGAATTGGAACATAGGAATCTATAGGAAAGAGGTCAAATGAATTCATCTATATTTTCTATGTTGTAAAATAAAAATCAATTGATTtgagtttgtttgtttgttatagGCTTAATTAATTAAGATCTGATAAAATGGTAACTAAGGTTGATTGTGAAATATTGGGAATAGAAACCTGGTTAAAATGTATTATAGTTTAAGATCTAATCGGGAGAATTTAAAGATTCTCTTGATGCAGACAGTGGGGTCTTTTCTCAACTCCTCGTGTCCTCTCGCCTCCTGCGGGACCTCTGattttctcatccaatgggttttgaggatGAGGAAAGAGGACGCGAGGGGTATGCAATTGAGAGAAGGCCAGACTCTCCTCGACCACTCATCGGTTTCCGGGtcacggaggagagagggaggatggacttTTCCCCAAATGAGAAAAGGTCAGGGTTTTTGTTGTGATTAAAAATCAGCGAAGCATGTGACATTATTTGGTTCGTGGTTCAGCTGGGATGTGTACTACCCTGTCAGAGCTTTTGTATCCAGGCCATTGCAGTCAATGTTTTCTCATGTAGACAGTGTTGGCAGACAGGAGCTGAGCTGTAGGATGTCTGGGGAAGATCACTTTGATGTTGATTGTATAGCAGAAGAGAATTACAAAGGAATAAAGTGTAGTAACTGTGGAGGAGAACATGAGGGGAGATCCTTGAATGCCAAAATCAGGGCAGTGGTATAGCGGAAGAcggtgcttgacttgggcaggagttcATCGGAGCTGAGTACCGCACATCAAATGTTCGATTGCTTGAGCTGCTATTCCTGTTATAGAATAGATGTAGCTGCTGTTCCTGTTATAGAATAGATGTAGCTGCTGTTCCTGTTATAGAATAGATGTAGCTGCTGTTCCTGTTATAGAATAGATGTAGGTCCTGCACCTACATATCAAGCTGCCGGCACTGAAAATGAGTACGGGAACtctttcagtccaagtcaagcacttgGAGGAGCTAAAGAGCAATATGCACCAAGGCCTGCGTGTCACCAGCAGGATCCAGACAGGCTTCAAGTGAAGAACGTGGACTTTATTGCTTTAAAAGCAATGCGCAAATTGGAGGAAAAAAGTCAGC
It encodes:
- the LOC135570092 gene encoding protein THEM6-like isoform X1, encoding MEMLLWVLGVLLLLFSSLDVWYFVRAAVTVVRAWFQKPVWDVLGEQSVSGRVLLHDIDLGHMNNARYVRECDFARFSLYSRNGVFKACRALRATMVVGATTIRLRRALCLGEAFELRTRIVVWDEKAFYLEQRFVSCRDGLVAAVMLCKQNVMRSSPDKILQFLCKRKVECPDYPEDLQHWISFISASSQALRAQSGLEDKTGPQEDKDK
- the LOC135570092 gene encoding protein THEM6-like isoform X2; this encodes MLLWVLGVLLLLFSSLDVWYFVRAAVTVVRAWFQKPVWDVLGEQSVSGRVLLHDIDLGHMNNARYVRECDFARFSLYSRNGVFKACRALRATMVVGATTIRLRRALCLGEAFELRTRIVVWDEKAFYLEQRFVSCRDGLVAAVMLCKQNVMRSSPDKILQFLCKRKVECPDYPEDLQHWISFISASSQALRAQSGLEDKTGPQEDKDK